One window of the Candidatus Polarisedimenticolaceae bacterium genome contains the following:
- a CDS encoding MXAN_5187 C-terminal domain-containing protein, whose amino-acid sequence MHDAVSPEVEIDLERLENGIRQLKVQYDMFFAGSIPRQPNELRAELERIIKRYSHAPIRKYATRFHFNSLVSRYNSLSELWSKTLRTLEEGDRPAPAVADRGARDESVVATCNIQDPVRDRDYLKVLHAKFLDARRRSGEAESSVSFESFVKGIASQAGRLREKSGCEKIELRVVVKDRKVQLKARPGR is encoded by the coding sequence TTGCACGATGCCGTCTCGCCCGAAGTCGAAATCGACCTCGAACGGCTGGAGAACGGCATCCGGCAGCTGAAGGTCCAGTACGACATGTTCTTCGCCGGCTCGATCCCCCGGCAGCCCAACGAGCTCCGGGCCGAGCTCGAGCGGATCATCAAGCGGTACTCCCACGCGCCGATCCGAAAGTACGCGACCCGCTTCCACTTCAACTCCCTCGTCAGCCGCTACAACAGCCTTTCGGAGCTGTGGTCCAAGACGCTGCGCACCCTCGAGGAGGGGGATCGTCCGGCCCCCGCCGTCGCCGACCGCGGGGCGAGGGACGAAAGCGTCGTCGCCACCTGCAACATCCAGGACCCGGTCCGCGACCGCGACTACCTGAAGGTCCTCCACGCGAAGTTCCTCGACGCGCGCCGCCGCTCCGGGGAGGCCGAGTCCTCGGTCTCCTTCGAGAGTTTCGTCAAGGGGATCGCCTCCCAGGCCGGGAGGCTGCGCGAGAAGTCGGGGTGTGAGAAGATCGAGCTTCGCGTCGTGGTCAAGGACCGCAAGGTCCAGTTGAAGGCACGTCCGGGCCGTTGA